In one Capricornis sumatraensis isolate serow.1 chromosome 1, serow.2, whole genome shotgun sequence genomic region, the following are encoded:
- the PXYLP1 gene encoding 2-phosphoxylose phosphatase 1 — MLFRNRFVLLLALAALLAFVSLSLQFFHLIPVLTTKNGVTSKNRKRIMPDPATEPPVMDPVYEALLYCNIPGVAERSMEGHAPHHFKLVSVHVFIRHGDRYPLYAIPKTKRPEIDCTLVANRKPYHSKLEAFVNHMSKGPGASFESPLHSLPLYSSHQLCEMGELTQTGVVQHLQNGQLLRDIYLKKHKLLPSDWAAEQLHLETTGKSRTLQSGLALLYGFLPDFDWKKVYFRHQPSALFCSGNCYCPLRNQYLEKEQRRQYLLRLNNRQLERTYEEMARIVDIPTKQLRAANPIDSLLCLFCHNVSFPCTKNGCITMDHFKVIKTHQIEDERERQEKKLYLGYALLGAHPILNQTVSRMQQTAEGKKEGLFTLYSAHDVTLAPILSALGLTGARFPRFAARLIFELWQDREKPHEHSVRILYDGVDITFYTSFCQDHHRRSPKPMCPLENLVRFIKKDMFVALGGGSTNYYEACHKEGF; from the exons TCCACCTGATCCCAGTGCTGACAACCAAGAATGGAGTGACCAGCAAGAATCGAAAAAGAATCATGCCTGACCCAGCAACGGAGCCCCCCGTGATGGACCCGGTATATGAAGCCCTTTTGTACTGCAACATTCCAGGTGTGGCTGAGCGCAGCATGGAAG GCCATGCTCCGCATCATTTTAAGCTGGTCTCTGTGCACGTGTTCATTCGACACGGGGACAGGTACCCACTGTACGCCATTCCCAAAACGAAGCGCCCGGAAATTGACTGCACTCTGGTGGCTAACAG GAAGCCATATCACTCTAAACTGGAGGCTTTTGTGAATCACATGTCAAAAGGACCTGGAGCCTCTTTTGAAAGCCCCTTGCACTCACTGCCTCTTTACTCCAGTCACCAGCTGTGTGAGATGGGAGAGCTCACGCAGACAG GGGTCGTGCAGCACCTGCAGAATGGCCAGCTGCTGAGGGACATCTacctgaagaaacacaagctcctGCCGAGTGACTGGGCTGCAGAGCAGCTTCACTTAGAGACCACCGGCAAGAGCCGGACACTGCAGAGTGGGCTGGCTCTGCTCTATGGCTTTCTGCCAGATTTTGACTGGAAGAAGGTTTATTTCAGGCACCAGCCCAGTGCTCTGTTCTGCTCTGGGAACTGCTACTGCCCACTGAGGAACCAGTACCTGGAGAAGGAGCAGCGTCGGCAGTACCTATTACGTTTGAATAACAGGCAGCTGGAAAGGACCTATGAGGAGATGGCCCGGATCGTGGACATCCCCACCAAGCAGCTCCGGGCTGCCAACCCCATAGACTCCCTGCTCTGCCTCTTCTGCCACAATGTCAGCTTCCCCTGCACCAAGAACGGCTGTATCACCATGGACCACTTCAAGGTGATCAAGACGCATCAGATAGAGGacgagagagagaggcaggagaagaagctgTACCTGGGGTACGCGCTCCTGGGCGCCCACCCCATCCTGAACCAAACTGTCAGCCGCATGCAGCAGACAGCAGAGGGCAAGAAGGAAGGGCTCTTCACTCTCTACTCTGCTCATGACGTTACTCTGGCCCCGATTCTCAGTGCCTTGGGCCTTACAGGAGCCAGATTCCCACGGTTTGCGGCCAGGTTGATCTTTGAGCTCTGGCAGGACAGGGAGAAACCCCATGAGCACTCCGTCCGGATCCTCTATGACGGTGTTGACATCACGTTCTACACTTCATTCTGCCAGGACCACCACAGGCGGTCTCCCAAGCCCATGTGTCCCCTTGAAAATTTAGTCCGCTTCATCAAAAAGGACATGTTTGTGGCCCTGGGTGGTGGTAGTACCAATTATTATGAGGCATGTCACAAGGAAGGATTCTGA